The Quatrionicoccus australiensis nucleotide sequence GCCTGCGGCCTGGATGTAGATGCGAGCATCTGCGCGTCCGCCGGTGTAGTCGCCAATCGGCGTCGTGCCGCTGATGCCCGGGCCGGTCGCCAGCGGCAGTGAGTAGCCGGCATCGGACCAGAGCGAGATGGTTACATCTTCGACGCCGCCGCCATCGAGCGTCGTGGCGACAGTGTCAGCGTCCGATTTAATCGTCCAGGCCACGCCGTCGTCACACCAGGCCATGACATCCACATGGGTGCGCGAGGGCTGGGTGACATCAACCGGTGTCAGCGAGACACCGGGGATGCTCACCCATTCGCACGACGGAACGACTTCGAGTGAGATTGGTACGTCGACAGACAGCGTCACGGCACTGGCCGAACCGCATGCAACGCAAAGAGCAGCAGCGGCGACGAGAGATTGCAGATATTTCATAGTGGGTATCCTTGAGTTGGGGTTAGTACACAATGGTGAATGCGTTGCTAAACAGCAGGTTCTGCACGCCGTTCGTTGGTACACGCAGTTGCGCGCGCAGAAAAATGTTGGTGAGCGTAATCGGCTCATCGACACCAGTGCCGGTGCGAGTCAAGCCGTCACCGACAAAGGTGCCGTCAGCCGAATCGATTGCCGAACCTAGGCCTAGCTCGTACGTCTGCGGGCCTACCGTTTTGATGATGGTGTGCACAGGCACGCCAATGGTGTACACCGTGCCCGCAGAGCAGTTCACGTGCAGCGTCAGACCGAGCTGCTGGCCGCCGCCGACCAGCAGGTCTTGCGAGCGCAGTGTGCCGAGGTTGAGCGCATCCGCAGACGCAGTGCAACTGGCGCCGACCGTGCCGCCGATTGGCAGCGGGGCTGTCATCTGGTCAGCGTTTGCGGCGCCGGCAACACCACAGGCAAGTGCTGCGGCAAAGAGGGTTTTGGTAAAAAGGTGCTTCATAGGAAATCTCCTGTTGGTGGTAAAAAAAGGTTGGGGTTGGGTTGGGTTAAAGGCACGCTGCTTTGAGTTCGGTCCCGATTTCAATTCGGTCGGGGACTGTCAGCTCGACAGCGCATGAGCCAGCTCGACCGGAATGCCGGCCGGGCTGAAGGTCTTCGATGTAGTAGCCACCGTCGGCCATGCGCCAGCCTTGCTGACCAGCCATGACGAGCACGGGAGCCGTAGCGCCAGCGATGTCGACAATGACGCCGGGACGCTTGACCGGCAGGACGACTCGGGTCGGGGCGCCGCGGAACGGGGCGCCCCGACCCGAGCTGGTGGCCAGGATGGTGGCCGGCAGGGCGTCCGATGCAACCGTATAGGTGTTGTTCACGTACCCGGCGGCCGGGGCAATGGCGATGCCGTCGCTATTGGTCTCAGCGACCACGCGATGGTTGTGCATGACCGGCACACCCGACTCGTTGACCGGCAGCTCGACGATTGCGTAGCTGTCGTAGATAGTGCGGGCGAGGTGCGCGGCGCCATTAGCTAGGACTACAGCGCCAGAGGCTTGCACCGAGCTGGTGCTCACGGAGCGAGTACCGCCGGTCGTGCGGCCAACAGACGCGGACACTTCGCCGGCCAGACCTGCATACCCTACATCGACGCGGTCGTAGACCATGCCGGACTCATAGGAGGTGTGCTGCGCTTGTGCCTGGACGCCGGTGTAGTCGCGGCGGGCCAGCTGCAACGCTTCAGTGATATAACCGCTGCCATTGCTCGTGCGATTAGCGGTGACCCGTGTAGACACCCGGTCGAAGCTGTACGTCGCCATAGCAAACACGCCGCTGGCTGGCTTGTCGCCGGTCATGCTGCGCTCGGCAGCCACTGAGACTGACAGCTGATTAGTAAGAGAGGCATTGACGCCGAGCGAGGTGCGCTTGCTCGCACCGTACGTGGCGTGCGCGGCCACGAGGCTTACCTGGTCAGTGACACGATAAGACGCAGTGGCGCTCACCTGGCGTTGCAACTGGCGGTCGTCAAAGTCGACGTGTTTGCCCGGCTGCACTGCTTGCACAGCAAGCGATACAGCGCGCGACGAGTAAGCGTAGCCCGCCTTTGTCAGGACGCCCTGCCCCTGGTCGCCTGCGGCGATAGCGGCGGTCAGCGTGCCAAAGGCGGTTGCGTAGGTGCCCGTTGCGCCGAGGCGGCGATGCGTAGCCGTGCCTTCAGCGTGGCCTTCGAGCGTAATGTAGTCGGTGACACCGCGGGCATAGGTCAGGCTCGCCACAGGAGCAGCTTGCACGGGCTGTAGGAGGCTGGTGCCGCGTTGCAGCATACCGGCTTCGACGGCGTACTCGGCCAAGCCTGCGCGGAGGTTGTACGGGGCGCCGATGAGCTTGGTTGTAATCACCTGCTGTGCGCCGGACGCATCAGTCACGACGGCAGACACAGTGCCGCCGCCGGTGTACGGCAAGCGAAGGTTGTCCAATTGGAACGGGCCTGCATTGAGCTCAGTCGAACCAGCGGAGCGGCCGTCAACGTACAACTGCGCCGAGCCGACTGCGGTAGCCAAACCGTCGAAGCGCGCAGACGGGCTGGTCAGGTGCCCCGGATTGAGCGAGCGGTCAGTCCTGTACTGCACGCCGACGAATCGGCCTGCCGCACCCCAGGAGCCTGCGGATGTGTAGCTTGAGCCGAGGCGAAGCGTCGTGCGCTCATCCGGCTGGCGCAGGCTAGCAGACAGCGCGCTGACATTCACCGGGCGATGCGTGCCGTAGCCGACTACGCTGTTGACCAGCCAGCCGCTTTCGGTCGATACGTTGCCATCCAAAAGGACATGATTAGTCGGAGCATAGTCACCGACCCGGGTCTGCCCAATGGTGTAGTTCACAAAGGCACCAGCTTCTGACTTTGCTTTGACCTTGCTCGATGCAAAGCCAACTGTAGTGACCGTCAGCGGCAGCTTTTCGACGGGTAGCTTCAGCGCGGCGGTCAGTGCTGCGGGATTCACAACCAGCTCGCCAATTGAGTGCAGGTCGCGCCATTCGACACCGTCGATGATGGCCGGCATGAAATCGCTCGGGGTCAGGCCCAGAGCGCCCAGGTCAGCATCGGTCGCGAAATAGCGACCGCCTTCGGCATGCACAAGCATGTCTTTAGCCGGGGTACGCATGCCGGTAACGCTGACGCTCAGCAACATGTCGTCAGCCCAGGCGCTGCCCGCCAGCGCAAGCGCCAGTGCAGCAATCAAGGGTTTCAGAGACGTGCGCATTCACCTGACGCTCACTGCACTTTGTATTCGCGGCGGTCGCGCGACACGACAGAGGTCACGTCCGCAGCAGCGTCGAGCTTGCCGGTAGAGTGTGGCAGGACATAGAGCATTGCGTTTTTGTCGCCCGCTGCGGACCGTGTAGCCGCAATCAGCTCAGTCTTGTCGCCACTGTTTGTGACGACCAGCGAACCGCCGTCGCGATGGACGGTAATGACCGGCGCGGCAGCTTTGTCCGTCGAGAGAATAAAGACCGGGACCGAGAATGACAGGCTGCCACCTTCGACGGCGCGGACAAACAGACGATAAGTGCCTTCCGTCTTAGCATGCGGCACCCGAGCCAGCACTTTGATGGCTTGGCTTTCGCCCGGCTGCACCGTGAAATGCGGGGGATACGCCAGGATTTCGCGGGTCGGGGTGACGCCGTCTTGCGTCCACTTCTGCGCAATGACTTCGTAGCGCGACACACCCGGCTCAGACGACTTCAGTTCAAACGTCTGCGACTGACCAGCGATATCAACGCGAATAAGCGTCGGGCCGGTAGCTTGAGCGGAGCCAGCGAAACCGGCAAGGGCAATTGCAGTAGCGAGGATGAGTTTGGCAGGGCGCATGATAAATAAAGAGTGGTTGTTGCTTACGTATAACCACTCAGCCCTATCCATAGGCGCGCTACGCATCAGTTTTTTGGGTTCGGCCGGAACGCCCCGCTAGTACCGCACCTATCGTCTTGGCGTAGCGCAGCACCGCCGTCGAGTAGGTGTTTTTGGTGGTCCCGTTGTACTTCTTCAGGGCACGGTGAACGTCACCGTCGGTGGCGTCGAGGTAGCTCGCCAGCACTGCGGCGCCGACGTCAAAGTTCTCCGCCAAAGTGGTGATGCGCACCTGGCCATCCGGGAACTTATCCGCATGCCATTTGCCCGCCACTTGCATGACGCCGAATGGTTTGCGCGGATTACTGCCGCCGCCGGGGTTGCCAACATCGTGCCGAAAAGCACTCTCCTTGGCCGCCACCGCCAGAACCAGGGCCGGGTCCACATCATGCTTCTCGGCCGCAGCAAACGCGGCGGTAGCCACATCAGTGGCGTATTTAGTAGGTAGCTGCCAGACGGCTACTAAATAGCCGGTCACCCGCGCATAAAGGCTTGCCGGCGGGGCTTCATCAGCCGCGTGGACAAGCGAGGTAAAACAGAACATAAGGGCGAGAAAAAGGCGGCGCATACGTTTCCGTATAACCACCGCCAAGGAGTTATAGGCGCTTAGGCCGCCAGTGCCGCCGCCCGAGCGGCCTTCAGCTCAGCTTTCTTGGCCGCCAGGGCTTCGTAAGTCCAGCACGCAGCCGGACGGGTAATCACCACCAAGTCTTCAGCAGCGCCTTTTTCGATGTCGATAGCCCAGCCCAGAGTACCCAGCACTTCAACCGCATCACCCAAGGCAGCCTGCTGGCGGCGCTCCGCCTGATAGTCGCCCAGTTCAGTGCGCTGGCGCAGAATAGCCAGGTCATGCGCTGCCCTGTCAGCAGGGTACAGGTAGCCATACAGTGTCGAGGCGTGAAATTTACGAGTGCCCTTGTCATTGATGATTGCGCACAGGCGCTGATGCAAGATACGGGCGGCGTGGTCCGTGCCCAATGCCTTGAGTTCGGCAGCCGACATCCGGGTATCTTGATTAGCCGAGCCCGTCAATGCGGCGGTCAGCAGCGGGTTGAGCGCCACGTGCAGTGCATTTGTGCGGCCTTCACCAGTGTTCGTATACGACAGCAGGTGAAACGACTCGTTAATATGCGGCTTACTGGCGTCAGCGGCAACGGACAACGTAACGCCGAACAGACGGTCCAAGCTGGCACCAACCTGCGTAACGTAGGTGTTATTGACGGGCATTCCGACCAGTTGAAGCAGGTGGGATACTGAGCATGTTGCGTACGACAAGTCGACGGTGGGTTCGGAGGCAGCCAGCTTCGAGCGCAGCTCAGTGGCCACGTCATCCGTAGCATCGCTATCTACATGGCCTGCATTGCCCACAGCGACAAGCTCAAGAGCCTGCAAAATGGCAAGGTCGAAGCCACACAGCAGGTAACCGCCAGTCACGCGGACAAGCTTGTCGCCGTGGCGGTGCTCGACGCGGAGCGCAATCTGATACTTTTGCGGGTCCAGGTCGCTTACTGAAATATTACGGAACAGGCCCGGCAACAGAGCGAGTTCAGGGCTGCTCATGATGAATTGAGCGGCAACTTTACGGCGGGCTACGGTGGTCTTGATACGCATGGCAGTCTTTCAAAATGAGTGGTTGGTACTCCGTATAGCGCCACCCATGCAAAATCCAGACAGACCTGAGTTCGGTTTTGACAATTATGAGTTTTCGTGACAAATCCGAGTTTTCATGACAAACCTGAGTTTTTATCGTGACAATCGTGATAACTTCATGACAAACCTGAGTTTTACCGTAACAAGTCCGAGTTTCTCGAAATTGCAAACCCTTGTGGCACAAGGGTTTCCGGGCGTTTGCAAAATCCGCCCAGAGTATCCATACCTATCCATACCCCCCCTTCATCCATAGCAACCCCGCCACAGCCCGCACGGCTTAGCCTTTGCACACCGCTGGCAGCTGCAATCACGAAGTGCCGCCGCCCGGCGCCCGAACATGTAACGTTCCTCCTGTCCGCGTTGGCGCAACCCCATCTATCGTCAGGCGTCGTCTAAGACTGCTGCGGCATCCATTGCTACGCCCCACCTACATACCAACCGACCAACGGACCAGGGGACAGCACGCCATACCTAAGGCTTGCCCCACCCCTTCAAAGGGCAAGCCCACCTACTACGCATCCGCAGACGGTTTTCAAGTAGCGTGAGCTAGCGCCCAACCAACGGGACGGGCGCGGTCCAGCAACTCTTTGGCGAGCCGACCCATGAGCGCTACCGACCATCAAGTGCTACCCCATCTTTTATTTATGCGTACCGCCCCGGCGCCTTTCTATAAATGAAATCGCGCCAGGAGCCTGCGCCACTAAAACCCATCACCATAGGAGTCGTGCCGCACGCACACGCTACGGCCGCCGTCCCGGCTACATGGCCAGAGCAGAGACCGCTCGCCAAATAAGAGAGACTGGCAACCGAACGACCCGTAGGCCACCGCGTGCGGTCCTGCTTCCTGGCCTTACGCGAACGCCAGGTAACTACCCATCCGGCTTGCCCTTTCCGGCCCGTGCCCACGGCCAGCCGTAATCACGAAGTGCGTCCAACCGCCGCCCCACCCTCGTTCTACCCAACCCAACCCGACCACCTATACTCATGCCCCACTCGTCAGGGTTCTTATGCGGTCAGCCGCCCACTTCCGTTTGCCACCGTTATGCTTCCGCAGCGAGTTCCACTGTGTATCGCCGCAACGCGTGATAATCACGAAGTGCCGACCTACGAACCCCACCCACCGATACCCCAAAGCAAACCACCACTCACAATCCACCGTGTAGCGAATACCCGCCGCAGCACACCACCCGCGAGCCCCGGGGTACAGAGCCGGCTTGCCCTATCATCCCTACGCCCCTGCCACCCTAGGCCCGCAGGCCGCAGGCCGTAGGGCCGTCATTGACGAGCGACAGCGCAGGGAGGTGGAATAGCCGCAAGGCCCCTTCGAGCGTGGAGACCACTCAGCACCCCGGACCGGAGCTACCCATCGCTTCACCAACGAGCAGCGCCAGCGGGCCAGTAGCTTGCACGCCGGCACGGTGGGCAAGGTGCTGGACGCGGCAAGCGCGACATCCACCCATCGCACTTCGAGCGCGAGGTTACCCGGCAATCCGCCGGGCCATCCTTCGCCACACAGCCGGGCAAGCCGTCACCACCTGAGCACCTGCCGAGGTGCGCCAGCCTATGCTTCCCTGGCACCCGTAACCGACGCATAGCAGCTTCCACAGAACACGCAGCGAGCGACGCCCAGGGCACCTACCCGGATTAGCCGGAAGGCGCTTAGAGAGCGTAGGCGGTACGCTGGTGGACAGGTGCGAAGGCGGAGTACGTAGCATCCGGGAGCGAAGGCGGAGCGCCCCTACGCTTGCGACAGGCCAGCTTCCAGTTCAGCTTCTAATCTGGCTTCCAAGCCAGCTTCTGGCGCGGAGGCGCGTTACCCCCAAATCGCCCCGGATTCAGGGGTGGCTACGGCTATGCCATTGTGCTGGCGGCTTCGTAGGTCGGGGGGGCTTGCTGCGGAGCAAGTGGTCATAGGGGTACTGGCGTTCACGAGTAGGTTACCCCCCCTTGCTGGACCTAAGAGAGTCATAGGGGCCGCTCACTGAATGACATTACGCCGCGTTCAAATGCAGGGTTACGGGGTAGGTGGCCCAGGCACCCGCCGACGCGACACCTGGACATCGTAGGTAGCCTGGTGCGGGTTACAAGGGGGCTAATCCGCGTTTAGGGCACCGGCCCGGCAGGCCTGTTTTAAGGGCGCTGGCTTGCTTCATTTCGCCCACAAAAGCCACCCCACCTTGTGGGCTATTCCGCACCATCCCAAGCCCTTGCCGCACGTCCTGCTACACCCAAGAACCACTGCCCGAATAGCTGGTACGCGTTGCGGCTAACTGCCACAAGCCGCACGTCAACGAACCGGGCAGGGGTTGCGGAAGAGTGCCCGAGGGTGCCGCGCGAACGGCGCCTATCGCTGCGGCGAAACTGCCACCGCCGCACACCAATGGCCAGAAGCGCGGGGTGTAACCTGGCCGCCATCCCAAGCATAAGCCGAGTGCCATTTGAGCGTGGGCAGAAACCCCATCACCAATGAAGCGGGTGCCGGGTGTGTGGGTGGCTTCCCCCGTGCGGCCGGGTGGCCGCCATCGCCAAAGAATGAGTTGCGCGACCACGGACGACCTGCCCGCTCGTCGCCGTTCCCGCTGGTCCGGCACGGGCTTGAAAGCCCAGGTTGAGCGCCACTGCTATCTATGAGCCAAGGACACCTACACCGCATCCGGCAGGCCACCTTTGCGCTGGTCCAGTAGCCCGGCATGACGTCACCCGACCCGAGCCCCACAGAGGCACCAGCAGACGCACAGAAACGCCCCAGGACGCGTTACTGCCCCGCGCCCGGAAGCTACCCATTACCCGATAGCCGCGACGCCCTACGCGCTGCCAAATCGACCCCGGACAGGCGGAGCGGCTATGCCGGTTTTAGCGCATAGCTTATGTAACTCTCTATTACCTTCGTTATACAAAGCTTGACACATACCGTATGCCCGTCGTTTTTACCGAGGGTAGCTATACTAATAAACCGGGTAGCAAACGTGACCGGTTGACCGAGACAAAAAAGGCAATAGCGGACTGGACGAGCCAGGCCATCAAGCAGTTGAGCAAACCGCCCTTTTTGTAGCACCAACCCAAGCCGGAGTAATACCCAAATGCAATACCAAACTGCCACCGCCATCACCACCAACATCAAGGGCTACATCGCCCCTAAGAATCACGGCATCGAAGACATCGAGACGCTGTTCATGCAGAAGCGCGGCGTCATCGAAACCCGCCTGTACAAGAAATATGGCATCCCCCAGCACGCCCTGGATGACCTGCTGCAAGACGTCATGCTGTTCTGCATCGCCAACTTCAAGCCGGGCCGCAGCATGAACTTGCTGTCCTTCGCGCTCAACTTCGGCGTCAAGGCCGCTGTCTCGAACTACTACGGCGACGACATTACCCAGCATGAGTTTACCGTTGCGCATACCGCGGACGCTGACGACTGCAACGAGACCCGCATTGAGACGCTGGATTACACCACCGACACCCCGGAAGACCTCCTGTCGGCAGCACGATTCATTGAAGGCGTTGCTGGGCAACTGAGCGGTGGCAACCTGGACCTGTTCTTGGCAACCGAGGGCTGCGACTGGCACGGCTTGACCCTGGTTGAGCAAGAAGACCTGGCCAAGGACATGGGCCTGTCTATTCACCAACTGCAACGCCGCATCAAGAGCCTGCGTGCCGCGCTGGAAGAGATTGCCCCGGCCTACGTATCCAGCGACTTCAAGAAGAAGCGCAACATCGTCCGCAAGGCTGCCCAGGCTGAGTGCCGCGCATAAGCGGTAGTTACTCCGTTACTCACTCTATACCCGCCATGACCGCCCTACTCTCTTTCATCTTCTGGTCCGCCTGCATCGTCACCAGCACCTTCATTTCCGCATCCTACGGCGTGCTGTACTACACCATTGCCGTGGCGGTGTGGGGCGGCCTGCTGGCGACATGCTTCACCCGCACCGCGCTTACGGGCGCCTTGGCCATCGTGGCTGCCGGCACGGCGTACTACGCCTGGCCGGCAGCCACTGCCGCTGAGTTGCGCGCAGCTGTCCTGACCAGCAGCGCCCTGTACATCGTTGGGGGCTTCATGGTGCTGGTTGCCGTGCAAGGGGCTTACGAACGCTTTATGGCCAGCGACAAGGCCCGCAACTACAAGCCACACGACGACGAGGTAGGCACCCGCTGGCTTAACGTCCCGTACGAAGACAAAGAGCACGCCAAGGCGCTTGGCGCACGCTGGAGCGGCCTGGCGAAGAAGTGGTACATCCCGGCCGGCCTGGACGCTGAGCGCTTTGAGCGCTGGCTCCCATAACCAGCTATGTCCTTTGTACTACAAGCATTACAAGCTTTACACGGCATAGCTATACTAAGCACCATCAACCAACATAAGCACGAAAGCAACCACCATGAAACTCACCTACAAAACAATCCAGCGCTGGTTTGCTGAAAACGCCAGTGCATGCACGCTGCCCGAAATAGACACGCTGCAATTCCTTCTGGACGCAGCCCGCGACAAAGCCGAAGTGAAGGCCCAACGCATTAACGACGCCATCGCAGCTGCTGAAGTTGCCGCCAAGGAAGCC carries:
- a CDS encoding fimbria/pilus outer membrane usher protein, which encodes MRTSLKPLIAALALALAGSAWADDMLLSVSVTGMRTPAKDMLVHAEGGRYFATDADLGALGLTPSDFMPAIIDGVEWRDLHSIGELVVNPAALTAALKLPVEKLPLTVTTVGFASSKVKAKSEAGAFVNYTIGQTRVGDYAPTNHVLLDGNVSTESGWLVNSVVGYGTHRPVNVSALSASLRQPDERTTLRLGSSYTSAGSWGAAGRFVGVQYRTDRSLNPGHLTSPSARFDGLATAVGSAQLYVDGRSAGSTELNAGPFQLDNLRLPYTGGGTVSAVVTDASGAQQVITTKLIGAPYNLRAGLAEYAVEAGMLQRGTSLLQPVQAAPVASLTYARGVTDYITLEGHAEGTATHRRLGATGTYATAFGTLTAAIAAGDQGQGVLTKAGYAYSSRAVSLAVQAVQPGKHVDFDDRQLQRQVSATASYRVTDQVSLVAAHATYGASKRTSLGVNASLTNQLSVSVAAERSMTGDKPASGVFAMATYSFDRVSTRVTANRTSNGSGYITEALQLARRDYTGVQAQAQHTSYESGMVYDRVDVGYAGLAGEVSASVGRTTGGTRSVSTSSVQASGAVVLANGAAHLARTIYDSYAIVELPVNESGVPVMHNHRVVAETNSDGIAIAPAAGYVNNTYTVASDALPATILATSSGRGAPFRGAPTRVVLPVKRPGVIVDIAGATAPVLVMAGQQGWRMADGGYYIEDLQPGRHSGRAGSCAVELTVPDRIEIGTELKAACL
- a CDS encoding Csu type fimbrial protein, coding for MKHLFTKTLFAAALACGVAGAANADQMTAPLPIGGTVGASCTASADALNLGTLRSQDLLVGGGQQLGLTLHVNCSAGTVYTIGVPVHTIIKTVGPQTYELGLGSAIDSADGTFVGDGLTRTGTGVDEPITLTNIFLRAQLRVPTNGVQNLLFSNAFTIVY
- a CDS encoding DUF5710 domain-containing protein, with protein sequence MTALLSFIFWSACIVTSTFISASYGVLYYTIAVAVWGGLLATCFTRTALTGALAIVAAGTAYYAWPAATAAELRAAVLTSSALYIVGGFMVLVAVQGAYERFMASDKARNYKPHDDEVGTRWLNVPYEDKEHAKALGARWSGLAKKWYIPAGLDAERFERWLP
- a CDS encoding fimbrial biogenesis chaperone; translated protein: MRPAKLILATAIALAGFAGSAQATGPTLIRVDIAGQSQTFELKSSEPGVSRYEVIAQKWTQDGVTPTREILAYPPHFTVQPGESQAIKVLARVPHAKTEGTYRLFVRAVEGGSLSFSVPVFILSTDKAAAPVITVHRDGGSLVVTNSGDKTELIAATRSAAGDKNAMLYVLPHSTGKLDAAADVTSVVSRDRREYKVQ
- the repC gene encoding replication protein C, IncQ-type gives rise to the protein MRIKTTVARRKVAAQFIMSSPELALLPGLFRNISVSDLDPQKYQIALRVEHRHGDKLVRVTGGYLLCGFDLAILQALELVAVGNAGHVDSDATDDVATELRSKLAASEPTVDLSYATCSVSHLLQLVGMPVNNTYVTQVGASLDRLFGVTLSVAADASKPHINESFHLLSYTNTGEGRTNALHVALNPLLTAALTGSANQDTRMSAAELKALGTDHAARILHQRLCAIINDKGTRKFHASTLYGYLYPADRAAHDLAILRQRTELGDYQAERRQQAALGDAVEVLGTLGWAIDIEKGAAEDLVVITRPAACWTYEALAAKKAELKAARAAALAA
- a CDS encoding transglycosylase SLT domain-containing protein, with amino-acid sequence MRRLFLALMFCFTSLVHAADEAPPASLYARVTGYLVAVWQLPTKYATDVATAAFAAAEKHDVDPALVLAVAAKESAFRHDVGNPGGGSNPRKPFGVMQVAGKWHADKFPDGQVRITTLAENFDVGAAVLASYLDATDGDVHRALKKYNGTTKNTYSTAVLRYAKTIGAVLAGRSGRTQKTDA